One region of Rhodocaloribacter litoris genomic DNA includes:
- a CDS encoding protein O-mannosyl-transferase family: protein MNWKLTERLVAAAVFLYALVLYVLTVAPTAEFWDSGEFIAIANRLEVSHPPGAPFYMLIGRLFSMFVPAPHVALAVNLVSVLASALTVLLTHLIIVRLVREWQGAPATWTTGDRLAALAGGVIGACTFAATDSFWFNAVEAEVYALSMLFTALVVWLILKWREEALQEEAALAGRGQHPFGLATNRYLLLIAYLFGLAIGVHLLNLLAIFFIALIFFYTEFEKPDWTPRQRWLGLLGTGLVSTLAFFLIFPVIVQWLPDWAGRSGAPFLFFFAVVALVAFAVYYTHTRGLQAANLVALSITLVLIGYSTYALIFIRSMADPPIDENDPETAEAIVYYLKREQYGNTPILKGPTFDNRLRRVDTRREVLFPRRHSPDPNHERVYAQYDSDLDFFLHYQLGHMYVRYFLWNFVGRAADVQDAPHIVTFSDARAKPYLQQTPSERASRNAYYGLPLLLGLIGMAFHFWRDWRRAFAVFILFFVTGIGIILYLNQPPLQPRERDYSYVASFFAFSLWVGIGASGLIETASHSLRRRLGTLPLAAPLGIAAVLAAAVPFWMTYVNYDDHDRSGRYVAPDYAYNMLMSVEENAILFTNGDNDTFPLWYLQEVEGIRRDVRVVNLSLLNTDWYIRQLKNQWSRESAPLPISLSEREIASLNVVRWQPRELALPVDRQKLFDNPEFPIPAPDTNRIESPMRWTLRGRPFGRDENGQEINILYVADQVVLDILTTNARQNWERPVYFAVTVSPDGQLDLQDYFQLEGQAYRVVPIKTDDPLGRVVPEITPRRLRQFRFTNLNDPDVYYDENIRRMVDGYRTVFSHTAESLAEQGHAEEARTLLDDFMEAVPFDTIPGDERSFLFMARAYQAAGDSARAIAILQQAEPVVLHRLRHPRSERDLEMAARFVQMLQLAYLDARDFEAAAAFSTRLAETLEDSTYRQDAEELRRLYDQMLGRPAPQPPPGP, encoded by the coding sequence ATGAACTGGAAGCTGACGGAGCGGCTCGTCGCCGCCGCTGTTTTTCTCTACGCGCTGGTCCTCTACGTCCTGACGGTCGCCCCCACGGCGGAGTTCTGGGATTCGGGTGAGTTCATCGCCATCGCGAACCGGCTGGAGGTCTCCCACCCGCCCGGTGCGCCGTTCTACATGCTCATCGGGCGGCTCTTTTCGATGTTCGTGCCGGCTCCTCACGTGGCGCTGGCGGTGAACCTGGTCTCCGTCCTGGCCAGTGCCCTCACCGTACTGCTGACCCACCTGATCATCGTGCGGCTGGTGCGCGAATGGCAGGGGGCACCCGCCACGTGGACGACGGGGGACCGCCTCGCGGCGCTCGCGGGCGGCGTCATCGGCGCCTGCACCTTCGCGGCAACCGACTCGTTCTGGTTCAACGCCGTCGAGGCCGAGGTGTATGCCCTGTCGATGCTCTTCACGGCGCTGGTGGTCTGGCTCATCCTGAAATGGCGGGAGGAGGCCTTGCAGGAGGAAGCAGCCCTGGCCGGGCGCGGGCAACACCCCTTCGGCCTGGCGACCAACCGCTACCTGTTGCTCATCGCCTATCTGTTCGGCCTGGCCATCGGGGTTCACCTGCTGAACCTGCTGGCGATCTTCTTCATCGCCCTCATCTTCTTCTACACCGAGTTCGAGAAGCCGGACTGGACCCCGCGCCAGCGCTGGCTCGGCCTGCTCGGGACGGGCCTCGTCTCCACGCTCGCCTTCTTCCTGATCTTCCCCGTCATCGTCCAGTGGCTGCCCGACTGGGCCGGCCGTTCGGGCGCGCCGTTCCTGTTCTTCTTCGCCGTCGTCGCGCTCGTCGCCTTCGCCGTCTACTACACGCACACACGGGGCCTGCAGGCCGCCAACCTGGTGGCCCTGTCGATCACCCTGGTGCTCATCGGCTACTCGACGTACGCCCTCATCTTCATCCGCAGCATGGCCGATCCGCCCATCGACGAGAACGACCCGGAGACGGCCGAGGCCATCGTCTACTACCTCAAACGCGAGCAGTACGGCAACACCCCGATCCTCAAAGGCCCCACCTTCGACAACCGCCTCCGCCGCGTGGACACCCGCCGCGAGGTGCTCTTCCCCCGCCGTCACTCGCCCGATCCGAACCACGAACGCGTCTACGCCCAGTACGACTCCGACCTGGACTTCTTCCTGCACTACCAGCTCGGGCACATGTACGTCCGCTACTTCCTGTGGAACTTCGTCGGCAGGGCGGCGGACGTACAGGACGCTCCCCACATCGTGACCTTCTCGGATGCCCGGGCGAAACCGTACCTGCAACAGACGCCCAGCGAGCGGGCCAGCCGCAATGCCTACTACGGCCTGCCGCTGCTGCTGGGCCTCATCGGCATGGCCTTCCATTTCTGGCGGGACTGGCGGCGGGCCTTCGCCGTGTTCATCCTGTTCTTCGTCACGGGCATCGGCATCATCCTCTACCTGAACCAGCCGCCGCTCCAGCCCCGTGAACGGGACTATTCCTACGTCGCCAGCTTCTTCGCCTTCAGCCTGTGGGTCGGCATCGGCGCCTCGGGCCTGATCGAGACCGCCTCCCACAGCCTGCGGCGCCGCCTCGGGACGTTGCCCCTGGCGGCCCCGCTGGGCATCGCCGCCGTCCTGGCCGCCGCCGTGCCGTTCTGGATGACGTACGTCAACTATGACGACCACGACCGCTCCGGCCGGTATGTGGCACCGGACTACGCCTACAACATGCTCATGAGCGTCGAGGAGAACGCCATCCTGTTCACCAACGGCGACAACGACACCTTCCCGCTGTGGTACCTGCAGGAGGTCGAGGGCATCCGCCGCGACGTGCGCGTGGTGAACCTGTCGCTGCTGAACACGGACTGGTACATCCGCCAGCTCAAGAACCAGTGGTCCCGCGAGTCGGCCCCGCTGCCGATCTCCCTCTCCGAACGCGAGATCGCCAGCCTGAACGTCGTACGCTGGCAACCGCGCGAGCTGGCCCTGCCCGTAGACCGGCAGAAACTCTTCGACAACCCGGAGTTCCCCATCCCCGCGCCGGACACGAACCGGATCGAAAGCCCGATGCGCTGGACCCTCCGGGGACGCCCCTTCGGACGGGATGAGAACGGGCAGGAGATCAACATCCTCTACGTGGCCGACCAGGTGGTGCTCGACATCCTGACGACCAACGCCCGCCAGAACTGGGAGCGGCCCGTCTATTTCGCCGTCACCGTCAGCCCGGACGGGCAACTCGACCTGCAGGACTACTTCCAGCTCGAAGGACAGGCCTACCGCGTCGTGCCGATCAAGACCGACGACCCCCTGGGCCGCGTGGTGCCGGAGATCACCCCCCGGCGCCTCCGCCAGTTCCGCTTCACCAACCTGAACGACCCGGACGTCTATTACGACGAAAACATCCGGCGGATGGTGGACGGCTACCGCACCGTCTTCTCCCACACGGCCGAGAGCCTGGCCGAACAGGGGCACGCGGAGGAAGCCCGCACCCTGCTCGACGACTTCATGGAGGCGGTCCCCTTCGACACCATCCCCGGCGACGAGCGCTCGTTCCTTTTCATGGCCCGCGCCTACCAGGCCGCCGGGGACAGCGCCCGTGCCATCGCGATCCTGCAACAGGCCGAACCGGTGGTGCTGCACCGCCTCCGCCATCCCCGCAGCGAACGCGACCTCGAGATGGCCGCCCGCTTCGTCCAGATGCTGCAACTGGCCTACCTGGACGCGCGCGACTTCGAGGCCGCCGCCGC
- the rsmI gene encoding 16S rRNA (cytidine(1402)-2'-O)-methyltransferase: MLYLVPTPIGNLEDITLRALRILKEVDLIACEDTRTSGVLLDHYGIETPRTSYHDHNETRKTPQLIARMQAGARVALITDAGSPGISDPGFYLVRACLEAGLPVEALPGPTAFVPALAASGLPCERFVFEGFLPVKKGRRTRLQALAAEPRTMVFYESPHRLVRTLAQFVEVFGAERPAAVARELTKKFEEIRRGTLADLHAAYAGQERVRGEIVLVVGGNR, encoded by the coding sequence TTGCTGTACCTCGTTCCCACACCGATCGGCAACCTGGAGGACATCACCCTCCGGGCCCTGCGCATCCTGAAGGAGGTGGACCTGATCGCCTGCGAGGACACCCGCACCTCGGGGGTGCTGCTGGACCACTACGGCATCGAGACGCCACGGACGAGCTACCATGACCACAACGAGACCCGCAAGACGCCGCAGCTCATCGCCCGGATGCAGGCCGGCGCCCGCGTGGCCCTGATCACCGACGCCGGCTCACCCGGCATCTCGGATCCCGGCTTCTACCTCGTGCGGGCCTGCCTGGAGGCGGGCCTGCCCGTCGAGGCCCTGCCGGGGCCAACCGCCTTCGTGCCGGCCCTGGCAGCAAGCGGGTTGCCGTGCGAGCGCTTCGTCTTCGAGGGCTTCCTCCCCGTCAAAAAAGGACGCCGGACGCGGCTGCAGGCCCTGGCGGCCGAACCCCGCACGATGGTCTTCTACGAGTCGCCGCACCGGCTGGTCAGAACGCTGGCGCAGTTCGTCGAGGTCTTCGGGGCGGAACGCCCGGCGGCCGTCGCCCGCGAACTGACGAAAAAGTTCGAAGAGATCCGCCGCGGCACGCTGGCCGACCTGCATGCCGCCTATGCCGGGCAGGAGCGGGTACGCGGGGAGATCGTGCTCGTCGTCGGCGGCAACCGCTGA
- a CDS encoding LptF/LptG family permease: MLTRFHRMILRLLPGPFLGWLGILMFLLLMQFLIRYLPDLVGKGLPLAVVLELIVYNLAYMLVLAVPMSVLIATLMTFGRLAESNAYAVIKGAGVSLPQLVWPVLVAGALLAGGMWYFNNEVLPEANFRARNLWWDIRKKKPGFELRPGVFYEGLNNYSILVQHIPPDDPNRLQDVLIYDYTEGSRQRVDIKARQGRIRPLEDGQRVDLILHDGEIHRRNRPPSMREPERYERLAFERYRLRLDLSDFIFERSDPDRTRRSDRTMRSAEMLRVVDSLEQSLARERQALLAQTLRLATARDTTSRGADRPPALPTVAAGPDTLHRAARAVLRDLPRSRQYEVYDVAVQRARQTRTEIDNARRTLQWQEEQANRYRVEIHKKRSIALACLIFVLVGAPLGLSIRRGGLGTAGALALGLFLFYWVTLVQGEKLADRNLLSPWVGMWAANLVTLVAGLWLVLYVTLDLRATPRLRTRLATYLRRRRGQSTDAPPAAGRPSTNDPAALRPRDVERRDRSP; encoded by the coding sequence ATGCTGACCCGTTTTCACCGGATGATCCTCCGCCTCCTGCCCGGCCCGTTCCTGGGCTGGCTGGGGATCCTCATGTTTCTGCTGCTGATGCAGTTTCTGATCCGGTACCTGCCGGATCTGGTCGGCAAGGGCTTGCCGCTGGCCGTGGTGCTGGAGTTGATCGTCTACAATCTGGCCTACATGCTGGTGCTGGCCGTGCCCATGTCGGTGCTCATCGCCACGCTGATGACCTTTGGCCGCCTGGCCGAGTCGAACGCCTACGCGGTGATCAAGGGTGCCGGCGTGTCGCTGCCCCAGCTGGTCTGGCCCGTCCTCGTGGCCGGTGCCCTGCTGGCCGGAGGCATGTGGTACTTCAACAACGAGGTCCTTCCCGAGGCCAACTTTCGCGCCCGCAACCTGTGGTGGGACATCCGGAAGAAGAAACCCGGCTTCGAGTTGCGGCCCGGCGTCTTCTACGAGGGACTCAACAACTACAGCATCCTGGTGCAGCACATCCCGCCCGACGACCCCAACCGGCTTCAGGACGTGCTCATCTACGACTACACGGAGGGCTCCCGGCAACGCGTGGACATCAAAGCACGGCAGGGGCGTATCCGCCCCCTGGAGGACGGCCAGCGGGTCGACCTGATCCTCCACGACGGCGAGATCCACCGGCGCAACCGCCCCCCTTCGATGCGGGAGCCGGAGCGCTACGAACGCCTCGCCTTCGAACGGTATCGCCTCCGCCTCGACCTTTCCGACTTTATCTTCGAACGCAGCGACCCGGACCGCACCCGGCGCTCCGACCGGACGATGCGCTCGGCCGAGATGCTTCGTGTCGTGGATTCGCTGGAGCAGAGCCTCGCCCGGGAACGGCAGGCCCTCCTGGCGCAGACGCTGCGGCTGGCCACCGCCCGGGACACGACGTCGCGCGGGGCGGACCGCCCGCCGGCCCTGCCGACCGTCGCCGCCGGCCCCGACACCCTGCACCGTGCCGCCCGGGCCGTGCTCCGCGACCTCCCGAGAAGCCGGCAGTACGAGGTCTATGACGTGGCCGTGCAACGGGCCCGCCAGACCCGCACCGAGATCGACAACGCCCGGCGCACGCTGCAATGGCAAGAGGAACAGGCCAACCGTTACCGGGTGGAGATCCACAAGAAACGCTCGATCGCCCTGGCCTGCCTGATCTTCGTGCTCGTGGGCGCCCCGCTGGGCCTGAGTATCCGGCGCGGTGGTCTCGGTACGGCCGGCGCCCTGGCCCTCGGCCTGTTCCTCTTCTACTGGGTCACCCTGGTGCAGGGCGAAAAGCTCGCCGACCGCAACCTGCTCTCACCGTGGGTCGGCATGTGGGCCGCCAACCTCGTCACGCTCGTGGCCGGCCTGTGGCTGGTGCTCTACGTGACGCTCGACCTGCGCGCCACGCCCCGCCTGCGCACCCGGCTGGCGACCTACCTGCGCCGCCGCCGGGGACAGAGCACCGACGCCCCCCCGGCCGCCGGGCGGCCTTCGACGAACGATCCGGCAGCCCTTCGCCCCCGCGACGTGGAACGCCGTGATCGCAGCCCGTAG
- a CDS encoding metallophosphoesterase, which translates to MLNFVFLALGLAAGLFLLDYYVYRNWRRFAGLRRWARRTLPVYRVALWVMPFLLPAYFSVSRWWEVEPKLVRGLVVGVWVIYYLPRVVIAAGLLVKDAIRFVIWLFGWFQQRLLPATASSAPADAPGEPALDLSDMKRMPRRAFLQKLGWSAASVPFVIVGYGVFRTLYDFTLFRVEVPIPGLPRALDGLRIAQLSDLHAGSFFSPRPMHEAVALVRELQPDLVAVTGDFVNNDERELDLILPALRTLRAELGVFGCLGNHDHYAHTPAVVDAVRATPVDLLVNENRILEIDGARLYVVGTDNTGFRQNYADLPAALDGVVPGDDSTTLLLAHDPSFWDTHVRPHHPEIDLMLCGHTHGGQLGIEAGPLRWSLARVVYPRWAGLYAEDHPGTGRRQFLYVNRGLGTVGPPVRLGIRPEITLLTLRRA; encoded by the coding sequence ATGCTGAACTTTGTTTTCCTGGCACTCGGCCTTGCCGCCGGCCTTTTCCTGCTCGACTATTACGTGTACCGGAACTGGCGGCGTTTCGCCGGACTCCGGCGCTGGGCCCGCCGCACGTTGCCGGTCTACCGGGTTGCTCTCTGGGTAATGCCGTTTCTCCTGCCGGCGTACTTTTCCGTCTCACGCTGGTGGGAGGTCGAGCCCAAGCTGGTGCGGGGGCTGGTGGTCGGCGTGTGGGTCATCTACTACCTGCCCCGTGTCGTCATTGCCGCCGGGTTGCTCGTGAAAGATGCGATCCGCTTCGTGATCTGGCTGTTCGGGTGGTTCCAGCAGCGGCTGCTCCCGGCGACGGCGTCCTCCGCCCCGGCCGATGCGCCCGGCGAACCGGCCCTCGACCTCTCCGACATGAAACGCATGCCCCGCCGGGCTTTCCTGCAGAAGCTGGGCTGGAGTGCCGCCTCCGTGCCCTTCGTGATCGTCGGCTACGGGGTTTTTCGCACCCTCTACGACTTCACCCTCTTCCGCGTGGAGGTGCCGATCCCGGGCCTGCCCCGCGCCCTCGACGGGCTGCGCATCGCCCAGCTCTCGGACCTGCACGCCGGCTCGTTCTTCAGCCCGCGGCCCATGCACGAGGCCGTCGCCCTCGTGCGCGAACTGCAACCGGACCTGGTGGCCGTCACCGGAGACTTCGTCAACAACGACGAGCGCGAACTGGACCTGATCCTGCCGGCGCTGCGCACGCTCCGGGCCGAGCTGGGGGTCTTCGGCTGCCTGGGCAACCACGACCACTACGCCCACACCCCGGCCGTCGTCGACGCCGTGCGGGCAACGCCCGTGGACCTGCTCGTCAACGAAAACCGCATCCTGGAGATCGACGGCGCCCGGCTCTACGTCGTCGGCACCGATAACACGGGCTTCCGCCAGAACTATGCCGACCTGCCGGCCGCCCTCGACGGCGTCGTCCCCGGCGACGACAGCACCACGCTCCTGCTCGCACACGACCCTTCGTTCTGGGATACCCACGTGCGGCCGCACCATCCCGAGATCGACCTGATGCTCTGCGGGCATACCCACGGCGGGCAGCTCGGCATCGAGGCCGGGCCGCTCCGGTGGAGCCTGGCCCGCGTCGTCTACCCGCGCTGGGCCGGTCTCTACGCCGAAGACCACCCCGGCACCGGGCGTCGCCAGTTCCTCTACGTCAACCGCGGGCTGGGCACCGTCGGGCCGCCGGTCCGGCTGGGCATCCGCCCCGAAATCACCCTGCTGACCCTCCGGCGAGCCTGA
- a CDS encoding MBL fold metallo-hydrolase: protein MTIKTFTFNPFMTNCYVCHAAGEAVLVDAAASTPKEQQAVLDYVEANDLTVRHLLLTHAHIDHIFGCAAFARHFGLSFKMHRDDLPLLDRAQDQGILFGLEVEPPPPVQHFLDEGDTLRFGGHAWEVLHTPGHSPGSICFYDAAGGFVLSGDVLFQGSIGRTDLWRGSLPELMASIYQKLMPLPDETRVYPGHGPATTIGRERTHNPFLTGSFSSF from the coding sequence ATGACGATCAAGACCTTCACCTTCAACCCCTTCATGACGAATTGCTACGTCTGCCACGCCGCCGGCGAGGCGGTGCTCGTCGACGCCGCCGCCTCCACGCCGAAAGAGCAGCAGGCCGTGCTCGACTATGTCGAGGCCAACGACCTGACGGTGCGGCACCTGCTGCTGACGCATGCACACATCGACCACATCTTCGGCTGTGCCGCCTTTGCCCGGCACTTCGGCCTGTCGTTCAAGATGCACCGGGACGACCTGCCGCTGCTGGACCGGGCGCAGGACCAGGGTATCCTCTTCGGCCTGGAGGTCGAACCGCCCCCGCCCGTGCAACACTTCCTCGACGAAGGCGATACCCTCCGTTTCGGCGGGCATGCCTGGGAGGTGTTGCATACCCCCGGCCACTCCCCCGGCTCCATCTGCTTTTACGATGCCGCGGGCGGCTTCGTCCTCTCCGGCGACGTGCTCTTCCAGGGGTCGATCGGCCGCACCGACCTCTGGCGCGGCTCCCTGCCCGAACTCATGGCGTCCATCTACCAGAAGCTGATGCCCCTGCCCGACGAAACCCGCGTCTATCCCGGGCACGGCCCGGCCACGACCATCGGCCGCGAACGAACCCATAACCCTTTTCTCACCGGCAGCTTCTCGTCGTTTTGA
- a CDS encoding DUF6588 family protein: protein MRLFLLSLLLLLPAPLLHAQDLRETLSRVGEAYARAYTQPFADAAGANLNTGLFHTARVGNERFGLNVYLGIKAFGTLIPEAGKRFDLILTDSVTLEQRIGSTTIPVDVPGTVVLQDAPTIFGETQAPEAAIVVDHDTTLHYLGLVLPAAFDTTMDYATIGGLVDLPALPSAVLQLGLGTVLGTDVMVRWLPQTTVSDFGGVALYGVGVRHSLAQYVPLLPFDLAVQAAWQRVTADDATGSRVVELETVAANVQVSKRLGVLTLYGGLQREESTVTIRYTLDPSVRGRRPVPIHFTLKGINKTRGIAGLSLLLGPVTFNADAGLGHMTTFSTGLGLTF, encoded by the coding sequence ATGCGCCTTTTCCTGCTGTCACTCCTGTTGCTCCTGCCTGCCCCCCTCCTGCACGCCCAGGACCTCCGGGAGACCCTGAGCCGGGTCGGCGAGGCCTATGCCCGGGCCTACACGCAACCCTTTGCCGACGCCGCCGGAGCCAACCTCAACACGGGGCTGTTCCACACCGCCCGCGTGGGTAACGAACGCTTCGGGCTCAACGTGTACCTGGGTATCAAGGCCTTCGGCACCCTCATCCCCGAGGCCGGCAAGCGGTTCGACCTGATTCTGACCGACAGCGTGACGCTGGAGCAAAGGATCGGCTCGACCACCATCCCCGTCGACGTGCCCGGGACCGTGGTCCTGCAGGATGCCCCGACGATCTTCGGCGAGACGCAGGCCCCCGAAGCCGCCATCGTGGTCGATCACGACACGACGCTCCACTACCTGGGGCTGGTCCTCCCGGCGGCGTTCGACACGACGATGGACTATGCCACCATAGGCGGGCTCGTGGACCTGCCCGCCCTGCCATCGGCGGTGCTGCAACTGGGTCTCGGCACCGTGCTGGGCACGGACGTGATGGTCCGCTGGCTCCCGCAAACCACCGTGTCCGACTTCGGCGGGGTGGCCCTCTACGGGGTCGGCGTACGCCACAGCCTGGCGCAGTACGTTCCGCTGCTCCCCTTCGACCTGGCCGTACAGGCCGCCTGGCAACGCGTCACGGCCGACGACGCGACGGGCAGCCGGGTCGTGGAGCTGGAGACCGTTGCCGCCAACGTGCAGGTCAGCAAGCGCCTGGGCGTGCTCACACTCTACGGCGGGCTTCAGAGGGAGGAATCCACCGTCACCATCCGCTACACGCTGGACCCCTCGGTGCGGGGGCGAAGACCCGTCCCGATCCATTTCACGCTGAAGGGCATCAACAAGACACGGGGCATCGCAGGCCTGAGCCTGCTCCTCGGCCCGGTGACCTTCAACGCCGACGCCGGCCTCGGCCACATGACCACGTTCTCGACAGGCCTGGGGCTGACCTTCTGA
- a CDS encoding PQQ-binding-like beta-propeller repeat protein, which translates to MTVATIRVLLVLVAMWFSSPASMREAGMLPASGGEPADSAGTAVRSPRPAAGPWPMFRHDAARTGRTGNLGPQQPALAWSYALIGPTFSSPAVGADGAIYIGSATQVYALHADGTLRWATALDAPALSSPALTEDGMVYIGSLDETIYGLDAAAGTPTPASFAAGSEVWSSPAVGPDGTVYVAAFDGTIYAVAPGGNVPRAVCHLDGDVVASPAVGPDGTVYAGSLDGHLYACRPDQSRQAWFLQGDVVASPAIGPDGTVYAGAFDGTLYALRPGSDTPVPCQVTGGRIVASPAIGPDGTVYVASFDGHLYAVAPNCTLRWRFPVGAPVTSSPAVDAEGVAYFGAFDGRLYAVGPDGSARWSFPTGHDVVWSSPALGSDRTLYVAATDTTGARAHLLAIASTTVRVDAGDATAGTSVRLQVSRFDGRPAGGTLYFRPGGARTYQPPIPITNGMVEIPGPFVTARGLEYWIELGDGTTFPPRDPRNRPAVLPVRVGTLEPPVPPPPRAYRMVSVPLVLDAPGTDAVLADDYGPYDRARWRLLRWSPARNAYVEHPETGEGFTPGTAFFLITADGQPFGTGSGHSVDTSTPYTLSLPPNAWTQIGNPFAFRVAWDEVRFEPDVINRNEIYAFDGEFVAAPGRTPWMEPWTGYFIRNDSDEPVRMIIPPHEAAGETTATGFRSSPPGGPVVRLQARGPGALRDTWNWIGLLPGATVGRDPFDFLEPPPVESSLRLSIVEEGRRYAGNFKPLQEPGQAWDIEVVATEPSLPIEFEIDMEQPLPDGFRIYVVDRQTGRFLPAGPGGFRLSPEAGEPYLLRILIGTEAFAADPAHRVSTPPGTFALEPNHPNPFQDATTIRYRLHARHHVELVIFDVLGREVTRLVDRVEPPGTYAVTWDGLDHAGARVPAGVYLYRLKAGPSAEVRTMLRLR; encoded by the coding sequence ATGACCGTCGCGACGATCCGGGTTCTTCTTGTCCTGGTGGCCATGTGGTTCAGCAGCCCCGCCTCCATGCGAGAGGCCGGGATGCTCCCGGCTTCCGGAGGCGAGCCGGCGGATTCGGCCGGCACCGCCGTCCGGTCGCCCCGCCCGGCGGCAGGTCCCTGGCCGATGTTCCGGCACGACGCCGCCCGCACCGGCCGCACCGGCAACCTGGGCCCGCAGCAACCGGCCCTGGCCTGGTCGTATGCCCTGATCGGTCCCACGTTCTCTTCACCGGCCGTCGGGGCCGACGGGGCGATCTACATCGGCTCGGCCACGCAGGTCTACGCCCTCCACGCGGACGGCACCCTCCGGTGGGCCACGGCCCTGGACGCGCCGGCGCTCTCCTCCCCGGCCCTCACCGAAGACGGCATGGTCTACATCGGCTCGCTCGACGAGACGATCTACGGGCTCGATGCGGCCGCCGGGACCCCGACACCGGCTTCCTTTGCCGCCGGGAGTGAGGTCTGGTCTTCCCCGGCCGTCGGGCCCGACGGCACGGTCTACGTCGCCGCCTTCGACGGCACGATCTACGCCGTCGCCCCCGGCGGCAACGTCCCCCGGGCCGTGTGCCACCTCGACGGTGACGTCGTCGCTTCCCCGGCCGTCGGACCCGACGGCACGGTCTACGCCGGCTCGCTCGACGGCCACCTCTACGCCTGCCGCCCGGACCAGAGCCGGCAGGCGTGGTTTCTCCAGGGCGACGTCGTCGCCTCTCCGGCCATCGGGCCCGACGGCACGGTCTACGCCGGCGCCTTCGATGGCACCCTCTATGCCCTCCGGCCGGGCAGCGACACCCCGGTTCCCTGCCAGGTCACCGGCGGCCGGATCGTCGCCTCCCCGGCCATCGGACCCGACGGCACGGTCTACGTCGCCTCCTTCGACGGCCACCTCTATGCCGTCGCCCCGAACTGCACGCTGCGCTGGCGCTTTCCGGTCGGCGCGCCCGTCACCTCGTCTCCGGCCGTCGATGCGGAAGGGGTCGCCTACTTTGGCGCCTTCGACGGCCGCCTCTACGCCGTCGGGCCGGACGGTTCGGCCCGGTGGTCGTTCCCGACCGGGCACGACGTCGTCTGGTCCTCTCCGGCCCTCGGTTCCGACCGCACGCTTTACGTGGCCGCCACGGACACCACGGGCGCGCGGGCCCACCTCCTGGCCATCGCCTCGACCACCGTGCGCGTCGACGCCGGCGACGCCACGGCCGGGACCAGCGTGCGCCTGCAGGTCAGCCGGTTCGACGGCCGTCCGGCCGGCGGCACCCTGTACTTCCGGCCCGGCGGTGCGCGCACGTACCAGCCCCCGATCCCGATCACGAACGGCATGGTCGAGATCCCCGGTCCCTTCGTCACCGCACGCGGCCTCGAGTACTGGATCGAACTGGGCGACGGCACCACCTTTCCCCCGCGCGACCCCCGGAACCGCCCGGCCGTCCTTCCGGTGCGCGTCGGCACGCTGGAGCCGCCCGTCCCACCGCCCCCGCGGGCCTACCGGATGGTGTCCGTCCCGCTCGTGCTCGACGCCCCGGGCACCGACGCCGTCCTGGCCGACGACTACGGTCCCTACGACCGCGCGCGGTGGCGCCTGCTCCGGTGGAGCCCGGCCCGCAACGCCTACGTCGAACACCCCGAAACCGGCGAAGGCTTCACCCCCGGCACGGCCTTCTTTCTGATCACTGCAGACGGGCAGCCTTTCGGCACCGGCAGCGGGCACTCGGTCGACACGTCGACGCCGTACACGCTCTCCCTGCCTCCGAACGCCTGGACCCAGATCGGCAACCCCTTCGCCTTCCGTGTCGCCTGGGACGAGGTCCGCTTCGAGCCTGACGTCATCAACCGGAACGAGATCTACGCTTTCGACGGGGAGTTCGTCGCAGCTCCCGGGCGTACCCCCTGGATGGAGCCCTGGACGGGATACTTCATCCGGAACGACAGCGACGAGCCGGTGCGCATGATCATTCCGCCGCACGAGGCCGCCGGCGAAACGACGGCGACCGGATTCCGCAGCTCGCCGCCCGGCGGCCCGGTGGTGCGCCTGCAGGCCCGGGGGCCGGGTGCCCTCCGCGACACCTGGAACTGGATCGGCCTCCTCCCCGGGGCCACGGTGGGCCGGGACCCGTTCGACTTCCTGGAGCCGCCCCCCGTGGAATCCTCGCTCCGGCTCTCCATCGTCGAGGAAGGGCGACGCTATGCCGGCAACTTCAAACCCCTGCAGGAACCGGGACAGGCGTGGGACATCGAGGTCGTCGCAACCGAACCGTCGCTTCCAATCGAGTTCGAGATCGACATGGAACAGCCGCTGCCGGACGGCTTCCGGATCTACGTCGTAGACCGGCAGACGGGCCGTTTCCTGCCGGCCGGGCCCGGGGGGTTCCGGCTGTCGCCGGAGGCGGGGGAGCCCTACCTCCTGCGTATCCTGATCGGCACCGAAGCCTTCGCGGCCGACCCGGCACACCGGGTCTCCACCCCGCCCGGGACGTTTGCGCTGGAGCCGAACCATCCCAACCCTTTTCAGGATGCCACGACGATCCGCTACCGGCTGCACGCCCGGCATCACGTCGAACTGGTGATCTTCGACGTGCTGGGGCGCGAGGTGACCCGGCTCGTCGACCGGGTGGAGCCGCCGGGCACGTACGCGGTGACCTGGGACGGCCTCGACCATGCCGGTGCCCGCGTGCCGGCAGGCGTCTACCTCTACCGGCTGAAGGCCGGGCCGTCTGCCGAGGTCCGGACGATGCTCCGCCTACGCTGA